The following coding sequences are from one Capsicum annuum cultivar UCD-10X-F1 chromosome 3, UCD10Xv1.1, whole genome shotgun sequence window:
- the LOC124896663 gene encoding uncharacterized protein LOC124896663, with translation MDSEDHSMELKDSIFSEEVGEECGLGAQTNHTFSDGANFQLNQIFSNKKELKLLLDVAVVRNSFDYTTLKSCGKFLKVKCVCPSCAWILRVKKYECTDRFVIYKYVGDHNCGIEYATRSHRKITSKVIVPLCVNMYREGKGPNTMEHEYSCLPAFSYMIDALNVGTTYSIMVNKVDCRFMYYFLALGPCIREFSHMRKVIAVDNTHLYGKYEGVLLSTVAQDTENHIYPIAFCVVDKENDASWTFFFEKLKSIVIDGPDLCFISNKH, from the exons ATGGATTCGGAAGATCATTCAATGGAATTGAAAGATTCAATTTTCTCTGAAGAAGTAGGAGAAGAGTGTGGATTGGGAGCACAAACCAACCATACCTTCTCCGACGGAGCTAATTTTCAGCTAAATCAAATATTTAGCAATAAAAAAgaactgaaattgttgttggatGTAGCAGTTGTGAGAAATTCTTTTGATTATACTACGTTGAAGAGCTGCGGTAAATTTCTCAAGGTGAAATGCGTTTGTCCTAGTTGCGCGTGGATATTGCGGGTGAAGAAGTATGAATGCACAGACAGATTCGTCATCTATAAATACGTTGGAGATCATAATTGTGGCATCGAATACGCCACGCGCAGCCATAGAAAAATCACATCTAAAGTCATTGTACCGCTCTGTGTGAATATGTATCGCGAAGGAAAGGGTCCGAACACTA TGGAGCACGAGTATTCCTGCCTGCCGGCTTTTTCGTACATGATCGACGCTCTTAATGTTGGCACTACCTATTCTATCATGGTGAACAAGGTCGATTGTAGGTTTATGTACTACTTTTTAGCGTTAGGCCCTTGCATTAGGGAATTCTCCCACATGAGAAAGGTTATTGCGGTCGATAACACTCATTTATACGGCAAGTATGAGGGCGTGCTGCTAAGCACGGTTGCACAAGATACGGAGAACCATATTTATCCCATTGCCTTTTGTGTCGTTGACAAGGAGAACGATGCATCTTGGACATTcttctttgagaagctgaagtctaTTGTGATCGATGGACCAGATTTATGCTTTATCTCTAATAAGCACTAG